In Streptomyces dangxiongensis, one DNA window encodes the following:
- a CDS encoding NADH-quinone oxidoreductase subunit G, with amino-acid sequence MTVTTSAPTGGGRPAVPPEDLVTLTIDGAEISVPKGTLVIRAAEQLGIEIPRFCDHPLLDPAGACRQCIVEVEGQRKPMASCTITCTDGMVVKTHLTSPVAEKAQHGVMELLLINHPLDCPVCDKGGECPLQNQAMSHGNAESRFDGRKRTYEKPVAISTQVLLDRERCVLCARCTRFSNQVAGDPMIELVERGALQQVGTGEGDPFESYFSGNTIQICPVGALTSAAYRFRSRPFDLISSPSVCEHCSGGCATRTDHRRGKVMRRLAADDPEVNEEWICDKGRFAFRYAQQRDRLQTPLVRNADGVLEPASWPEALEAAAQGLSAARSRAGVLTGGRLTVEDAYAYSKFARVALDTNDIDFRARVHSGEEADFLAARVAGHGRDLDGTGVTYTSLENAPAVLLVGFESEEEAPGVFLRLRKAWRKRKQRVFSLATHATRGLEKAGGMLLPAAPGTEPEWLDALASGTGLEGPGSHAAEALRTQGAVIVVGERLAGVAGGLTAALRAATATGADLVWIPRRAGERGAVEAGALPSLLPGGRPATDPRAREEVATVWGLAELPPRYGRDTHQIVDAAASGELSALLVAGVEVADLPDPARAREAFANVGFLVSLELRPSEVTEHADVVLPVAAVAEKAGTFLNWEGRVRFFDAALKPDQMTRRLAPADTRVLHMLADAMDVHLGLPDLHTTRAEIDRLGPWDGPRAAAPTESAGVLPRPAAGEAVLAGHRLLLDQGVLQEGDEALAGTRHAARARVSAATAAEAGVGNGGLLAVTGPAGSVELPVQITDMPDRVVWLPLNSAGPGVASGTGARPGSLVRIGPAAPAEAAPKEVEA; translated from the coding sequence ATGACCGTGACCACCAGCGCCCCCACCGGAGGGGGCCGGCCGGCGGTTCCACCGGAGGACCTCGTCACCCTGACGATCGACGGCGCCGAGATCAGCGTGCCCAAGGGCACCCTGGTCATCCGGGCCGCCGAACAGCTCGGCATCGAGATCCCGCGGTTCTGCGACCACCCCCTGCTGGACCCGGCCGGCGCCTGCCGCCAGTGCATCGTCGAGGTCGAGGGCCAGCGCAAGCCGATGGCGTCCTGCACGATCACGTGCACCGACGGCATGGTCGTCAAGACCCACCTCACCTCACCGGTCGCCGAGAAGGCCCAGCACGGGGTGATGGAGCTGCTGCTCATCAACCACCCGCTGGACTGCCCGGTCTGCGACAAGGGCGGCGAGTGCCCGCTCCAGAACCAGGCCATGTCGCACGGCAACGCCGAGTCCCGCTTCGACGGCAGGAAACGCACCTACGAGAAGCCCGTAGCGATCTCCACCCAGGTCCTGCTGGACCGCGAGCGGTGCGTGCTGTGCGCCCGCTGCACCCGCTTCTCCAACCAGGTCGCGGGCGACCCGATGATCGAACTGGTCGAGCGGGGCGCGCTGCAACAGGTCGGCACCGGCGAGGGCGACCCGTTCGAGTCGTACTTCTCCGGCAACACCATCCAGATCTGCCCGGTCGGCGCCCTCACCTCGGCGGCCTACCGCTTCCGCTCCCGCCCCTTCGACCTGATCTCCTCGCCCTCGGTCTGTGAGCACTGCTCCGGCGGCTGCGCCACCCGCACCGACCACCGGCGCGGCAAGGTCATGCGGCGGCTCGCCGCCGACGACCCCGAGGTCAACGAGGAGTGGATCTGCGACAAGGGACGCTTCGCGTTCCGCTACGCGCAGCAGCGCGACCGGCTTCAGACCCCGCTGGTCCGCAACGCCGACGGCGTCCTGGAACCCGCCTCCTGGCCCGAGGCGCTGGAAGCGGCCGCACAGGGCCTGAGCGCCGCCCGCTCCCGGGCCGGCGTCCTCACCGGCGGCCGGCTCACCGTCGAGGACGCCTACGCGTACAGCAAGTTCGCGCGCGTGGCGCTCGACACGAACGACATCGACTTCCGCGCGCGCGTGCACAGCGGCGAGGAGGCCGACTTCCTGGCGGCCCGGGTGGCCGGCCACGGCCGTGACCTCGACGGTACGGGCGTCACCTACACCTCCCTGGAGAACGCGCCCGCCGTCCTGCTCGTCGGCTTCGAGTCGGAGGAGGAGGCGCCCGGCGTCTTCCTGCGGCTGCGCAAGGCCTGGCGCAAGCGCAAGCAGCGGGTGTTCTCGCTGGCCACACACGCCACCCGGGGCCTGGAGAAGGCGGGCGGCATGCTGCTGCCGGCCGCGCCCGGCACCGAGCCCGAGTGGCTGGACGCCCTCGCGAGCGGCACCGGACTGGAGGGGCCCGGCTCCCACGCCGCCGAGGCGCTGCGCACGCAGGGCGCGGTCATCGTCGTGGGCGAGCGGCTGGCCGGCGTGGCGGGCGGCCTCACCGCCGCGCTGCGCGCCGCCACCGCGACCGGCGCCGACCTGGTGTGGATCCCGCGCCGGGCCGGCGAGCGCGGCGCCGTCGAGGCCGGTGCGCTGCCGTCGCTGCTGCCGGGAGGCCGCCCCGCGACCGACCCGCGGGCCCGGGAGGAGGTCGCCACCGTCTGGGGCCTCGCCGAACTCCCGCCGCGCTACGGCCGCGACACCCACCAGATCGTGGACGCCGCCGCCAGCGGTGAACTCTCCGCGCTCCTGGTCGCCGGGGTGGAGGTCGCCGACCTTCCCGACCCGGCACGCGCGCGTGAGGCCTTCGCGAACGTCGGCTTCCTGGTGTCGCTCGAACTGCGGCCCAGCGAGGTCACCGAGCACGCCGACGTGGTCCTGCCGGTCGCCGCGGTCGCCGAGAAGGCGGGCACCTTCCTCAACTGGGAGGGCAGGGTGCGCTTCTTCGACGCCGCGCTCAAGCCCGACCAGATGACCCGCCGGCTCGCACCGGCCGACACGCGCGTGCTGCACATGCTCGCCGACGCCATGGACGTCCACCTGGGGCTGCCCGACCTGCACACCACGCGCGCGGAGATCGACCGGCTCGGCCCCTGGGACGGCCCCCGGGCCGCCGCGCCCACGGAGTCCGCGGGCGTACTGCCCCGCCCGGCCGCCGGCGAGGCCGTGCTCGCCGGGCACCGGCTGCTGCTCGACCAAGGTGTCCTCCAGGAGGGCGACGAGGCGCTGGCCGGCACCCGGCACGCCGCACGCGCGCGCGTGTCCGCCGCGACGGCCGCCGAGGCAGGCGTCGGCAACGGCGGCCTCCTGGCCGTCACCGGCCCCGCCGGCTCCGTGGAACTCCCCGTCCAGATCACCGACATGCCCGACCGGGTGGTCTGGCTCCCGCTGAACTCCGCCGGCCCCGGCGTGGCCTCCGGCACCGGGGCCCGGCCCGGCTCCCTCGTCCGCATCGGCCCGGCGGCACCCGCCGAAGCGGCCCCCAAGGAGGTGGAGGCATGA
- the nuoF gene encoding NADH-quinone oxidoreductase subunit NuoF yields MTVVPEVKDTSPEKLLAPVLSAFWDEDRSWTLEVYRGHEGYEGLRKALAMSPDDVIAYVKDSGLRGRGGAGFPTGMKWQFIPQGDGKPHYLVVNADESEPGTCKDIPLLFANPHSLIEGIVIACYAIRSSHAFIYLRGEVVPVLRRLHEAVREAREAGYLGENILGSGLDLELTVHAGAGAYICGEETALLDSLEGRRGQPRLRPPFPAVEGLYACPTVVNNVESIASVPAILRHGKEWFRSMGSEKSPGFTLYSLSGHVASPGQYEAPLGITLRQLLDMSGGMRPGHRLKFWTPGGSSTPMFTDEHLDVPLDYEGVGAAGSMLGTKALQCFDETTCVVRAVTRWTEFYAHESCGKCTPCREGTYWLVQLLRDIEAGKGSMADLDKLADIADNINGKSFCALGDGAASPIFSSLKYFREEYEQHITGRGCPLDPAKSTAWADRPEVNA; encoded by the coding sequence ATGACCGTGGTACCCGAGGTGAAGGACACCAGCCCGGAGAAGCTGCTCGCACCCGTGCTGTCGGCCTTCTGGGACGAGGACCGGTCCTGGACCCTGGAGGTCTACCGCGGACACGAGGGGTACGAGGGGCTCCGCAAGGCGCTCGCCATGTCCCCGGACGACGTCATCGCGTACGTCAAGGACTCCGGGCTGCGCGGCCGGGGCGGCGCAGGATTCCCGACCGGGATGAAATGGCAGTTCATCCCCCAGGGCGATGGGAAACCGCACTATCTGGTTGTCAACGCCGACGAGTCGGAACCGGGCACCTGCAAGGACATCCCGCTCCTCTTCGCGAACCCGCACAGCCTCATCGAGGGCATCGTGATCGCGTGTTACGCCATCAGGTCGTCGCACGCCTTCATCTATCTGCGGGGAGAGGTCGTCCCCGTTCTGCGGCGGTTGCACGAGGCCGTGCGCGAGGCCCGCGAGGCCGGCTACCTCGGCGAGAACATCCTGGGCAGCGGACTCGACCTCGAACTCACCGTGCACGCCGGCGCCGGCGCGTACATCTGCGGTGAGGAGACCGCGCTGCTCGACTCGCTCGAAGGCCGCCGTGGTCAACCGCGACTCCGCCCCCCCTTCCCCGCGGTGGAAGGCCTCTACGCCTGTCCCACTGTGGTGAACAACGTCGAGTCGATCGCGTCGGTTCCCGCCATCCTGCGACACGGCAAGGAATGGTTCAGGTCGATGGGCAGTGAGAAGTCCCCGGGCTTCACGCTCTACTCGCTCAGCGGCCACGTCGCGAGCCCCGGCCAGTACGAGGCCCCGCTCGGCATCACGCTCCGCCAGCTCCTCGACATGAGCGGCGGCATGCGCCCCGGGCACCGCCTGAAGTTCTGGACGCCGGGCGGCTCCTCGACACCGATGTTCACCGACGAACACCTCGACGTCCCCCTCGACTACGAAGGGGTGGGCGCCGCGGGCTCCATGCTCGGCACGAAGGCCCTGCAGTGCTTCGACGAGACGACCTGCGTGGTGCGGGCGGTGACCCGCTGGACCGAGTTCTACGCCCACGAGTCCTGCGGCAAGTGCACACCCTGCCGAGAAGGGACGTACTGGCTGGTGCAGTTGCTGCGGGACATCGAGGCCGGCAAGGGCAGCATGGCCGACCTCGACAAGCTCGCCGACATCGCCGACAACATCAACGGCAAGTCCTTCTGCGCCCTCGGTGACGGCGCCGCGTCCCCGATCTTCTCCTCGCTCAAGTACTTCCGCGAGGAGTACGAACAGCACATCACGGGCCGGGGCTGCCCCTTGGACCCGGCCAAGTCGACGGCCTGGGCGGACCGCCCGGAGGTGAACGCATGA
- the nuoE gene encoding NADH-quinone oxidoreductase subunit NuoE, which produces MTTSSSERGVSLGMPELPAPAYPDDVRTRLEADARELIARYPDSRSALLPLLHLVQSEEGHVTRTGMRFCADILGLTTAEVTAVATFYTMYRRKASGDYQVGVCTNTLCAVMGGDTIFETLQEHLGVGNGETTDDGKVTLEHIECNAACDFAPVVMVNWEFFDNQTPSSARRLVDDLRAGRPVQPTRGARLCTFKETARILAGFPDERPGAVEEGGSAGPASLVGLRLAKGETAPARVVHPRDGGPHGTGASGEPHDRAAHEPSPAEHLSSHDAPQDTSASDPAHPAGPTAEEGE; this is translated from the coding sequence GTGACCACCTCTTCCTCGGAGCGGGGCGTCAGCCTGGGCATGCCCGAGCTGCCCGCCCCCGCGTACCCGGACGACGTCCGGACCCGGCTGGAGGCGGACGCGCGCGAGCTGATCGCCCGCTACCCCGACTCCCGGTCCGCCCTGCTGCCGCTGCTCCACCTCGTGCAGTCGGAGGAGGGCCACGTCACGCGCACCGGCATGCGCTTCTGCGCGGACATCCTCGGTCTGACCACCGCCGAGGTCACCGCGGTCGCCACCTTCTACACCATGTACCGGCGCAAGGCCTCCGGCGACTACCAGGTCGGCGTGTGCACCAACACGCTCTGCGCCGTCATGGGCGGCGACACCATCTTCGAGACCCTCCAGGAGCACCTGGGCGTCGGCAACGGCGAGACCACCGACGACGGCAAGGTCACGCTGGAGCACATCGAGTGCAACGCGGCCTGCGACTTCGCGCCGGTCGTGATGGTCAACTGGGAGTTCTTCGACAACCAGACCCCCTCCAGCGCCAGGCGCCTGGTGGACGACCTCCGCGCGGGACGGCCCGTACAGCCCACCCGTGGCGCCCGGCTGTGCACCTTCAAGGAGACCGCCCGGATCCTGGCCGGCTTCCCCGACGAGCGGCCCGGGGCCGTCGAGGAGGGCGGCAGCGCGGGCCCGGCGTCGCTGGTGGGCCTCCGCCTGGCAAAGGGAGAGACCGCACCCGCGCGCGTGGTGCACCCGCGGGACGGCGGCCCGCACGGGACGGGAGCGTCGGGGGAACCGCACGACCGGGCGGCGCACGAGCCGTCGCCGGCCGAGCACCTCAGCTCCCACGACGCGCCGCAGGACACATCGGCCTCCGACCCCGCCCACCCGGCAGGGCCCACCGCAGAGGAGGGGGAGTGA
- a CDS encoding NADH-quinone oxidoreductase subunit D, whose product MSTQSASAASAASARETTEGTVYTVTGGDWDEVVRSAARADDERIVVNMGPQHPSTHGVLRLILEIDGETVTEARCGIGYLHTGIEKNLEYRTWTQGTTFVTRMDYLTSFFNETAYCLAVEKLLGIEDRITARATIIRVLLMELNRLSSHLVCIATGGMELGATTIMIYGFRDREMILDLYELITGLRMNHAYIRPGGLAQDLPPGAVDQIREFVKKMNKNLPEYDKLATGNPIFKARMQDIGYLDLAGCMALGATGPILRSTGLPHDLRKAQPYCGYETYDFDVPTTESCDAYGRFLIRLEEMRQSLRIIEQCLDRLQPGPVMVADKKIAWPAQLALGPDGLGNSLDHIKKIMGTSMEALIHHFKLVTEGFRVPPGQVYAAVESPKGELGVHAVSDGGTRPYRVHFRDPSFTNLQAMAAMCEGGQVADVIVAVASIDPVMGGVDR is encoded by the coding sequence GTGAGCACGCAGTCAGCATCCGCGGCCTCCGCCGCCTCGGCGCGCGAGACCACCGAGGGCACCGTGTACACGGTCACCGGTGGCGACTGGGACGAGGTCGTCCGGTCCGCGGCGCGCGCCGACGACGAGCGCATCGTCGTCAACATGGGTCCCCAGCACCCGTCCACCCACGGAGTGCTCCGCCTGATCCTCGAGATCGACGGCGAGACGGTCACCGAGGCCCGCTGCGGCATCGGCTACCTGCACACCGGCATCGAGAAGAACCTCGAGTACCGCACGTGGACGCAGGGCACCACCTTCGTCACGCGCATGGACTACCTGACGTCCTTCTTCAATGAAACCGCCTACTGCCTCGCCGTCGAGAAGCTCCTCGGCATCGAGGACCGGATCACCGCGCGCGCCACGATCATCCGGGTGCTCCTGATGGAGCTGAACCGGCTCTCCTCCCACCTGGTGTGCATCGCCACCGGCGGCATGGAACTGGGCGCCACCACGATCATGATCTACGGCTTCCGTGATCGTGAAATGATTCTCGACCTCTACGAGCTGATCACCGGCCTGCGCATGAACCACGCGTACATCCGGCCCGGCGGACTCGCCCAGGACCTCCCGCCCGGCGCGGTGGACCAGATCCGCGAGTTCGTGAAGAAGATGAACAAGAACCTCCCGGAGTACGACAAGCTCGCCACCGGAAACCCCATCTTCAAGGCCCGTATGCAGGACATCGGCTACCTCGACCTGGCCGGCTGCATGGCCCTCGGTGCCACCGGCCCGATCCTGCGCTCCACCGGCCTGCCCCACGACCTGCGCAAGGCACAGCCGTACTGCGGCTACGAGACGTACGACTTCGACGTCCCCACCACCGAAAGCTGCGACGCCTACGGCCGCTTCCTCATCCGCCTGGAGGAGATGCGCCAGTCCCTGAGGATCATCGAGCAGTGCCTGGACCGGCTCCAGCCCGGCCCCGTCATGGTCGCCGACAAGAAGATCGCCTGGCCCGCCCAGCTCGCCCTGGGACCCGACGGACTCGGCAACTCCCTCGACCACATCAAGAAGATCATGGGCACCTCCATGGAGGCCCTGATCCACCACTTCAAGCTGGTCACCGAGGGCTTCCGCGTCCCGCCGGGACAGGTGTACGCGGCCGTGGAGTCCCCGAAGGGCGAACTCGGCGTGCACGCCGTCTCCGACGGCGGCACCCGCCCCTACCGGGTCCACTTCCGCGACCCGTCCTTCACCAACCTTCAGGCCATGGCGGCGATGTGCGAGGGCGGCCAGGTCGCCGACGTCATCGTCGCCGTCGCATCCATCGACCCCGTGATGGGAGGCGTCGACCGGTGA
- a CDS encoding NADH-quinone oxidoreductase subunit C, with protein sequence MSDANGTHGAGANGAGNGVNPENDLSASNLPGRRGQGGEEIRVQRGMFGANNGGDTSGYGGLVRSVRLPGPTARPYGGWFDEVADELEGALEEQGLLPENAIERTVVDRGELTFHIEREHLLLVARTLRDDPALRFELCTGVSGVHYPQDKGRELHAVYHLRSITHNRLIRLEAGAPDSDPRIPSLVSVYPTNDWHERETYDFFGIVFDGHPALTRIMMPDDWQGHPQRKDYPLGGIAVEYKGAQIPAPDQRRSYS encoded by the coding sequence GTGAGCGACGCGAACGGCACCCACGGCGCCGGAGCGAACGGGGCCGGGAACGGGGTCAACCCCGAGAACGACCTCTCCGCCTCCAACCTCCCCGGCCGGCGCGGCCAGGGAGGCGAGGAGATCCGCGTCCAGCGCGGCATGTTCGGCGCGAACAACGGCGGCGACACCTCCGGCTACGGCGGCCTGGTCCGCTCGGTCCGACTCCCGGGACCGACGGCCCGCCCCTACGGCGGCTGGTTCGACGAAGTCGCCGACGAGCTGGAAGGCGCCCTGGAGGAACAGGGACTCCTCCCGGAGAACGCCATCGAGAGGACGGTCGTCGACCGCGGCGAGCTGACCTTCCACATCGAACGCGAGCACCTGCTCCTCGTCGCACGCACCCTGCGCGACGACCCGGCGCTGCGCTTCGAACTGTGCACCGGCGTCAGCGGCGTCCACTACCCGCAGGACAAGGGCCGCGAACTGCACGCCGTCTACCACCTGCGTTCGATCACCCACAACCGGCTGATCCGCCTCGAAGCCGGCGCCCCCGACAGCGACCCGCGCATCCCGTCCCTGGTCTCCGTCTACCCGACGAACGACTGGCACGAGCGCGAGACGTACGACTTCTTCGGGATCGTCTTCGACGGCCACCCGGCCCTCACCCGGATCATGATGCCGGACGACTGGCAGGGCCACCCCCAGCGCAAGGACTACCCCCTCGGCGGGATCGCCGTCGAGTACAAGGGCGCCCAGATCCCGGCTCCGGACCAGCGGAGGTCGTACTCGTGA
- a CDS encoding NuoB/complex I 20 kDa subunit family protein — protein sequence MGLEEKLPSGFLLTTVEQAAGWVRKASVFPATFGLACCAIEMMTTGAGRYDLARFGMEVFRGSPRQADLMIVAGRVSQKMAPVLRQVYDQMPNPKWVISMGVCASSGGMFNNYAIVQGVDHIVPVDIYLPGCPPRPEMLMDAILKLHQKIRTAKLGVNAEEAAREAEEAALKALPTIEMKGLLR from the coding sequence ATGGGACTCGAAGAAAAGCTGCCGAGCGGATTCCTGCTCACCACCGTCGAGCAGGCCGCGGGCTGGGTGCGCAAGGCATCCGTCTTCCCGGCCACCTTCGGCCTCGCCTGCTGCGCCATCGAGATGATGACCACCGGCGCCGGCCGCTACGACCTGGCCCGCTTCGGCATGGAGGTCTTCCGCGGCTCACCGCGCCAGGCCGACCTGATGATCGTCGCCGGCCGGGTCAGCCAGAAGATGGCGCCGGTCCTGAGGCAGGTCTACGACCAGATGCCCAACCCCAAGTGGGTGATCTCCATGGGCGTCTGCGCCTCCTCGGGCGGCATGTTCAACAACTACGCGATCGTCCAGGGCGTCGACCACATCGTCCCGGTCGACATCTACCTGCCGGGCTGCCCGCCCCGCCCCGAGATGCTGATGGACGCGATCCTCAAGCTCCACCAGAAGATCCGGACCGCCAAGCTCGGCGTGAACGCCGAGGAAGCGGCCCGCGAGGCGGAGGAGGCGGCGCTCAAGGCCCTGCCCACGATCGAGATGAAGGGGCTGCTGCGGTGA
- a CDS encoding NADH-quinone oxidoreductase subunit A, whose product MNAYAPILVLGALGAGFAIFSVVMATLIGPKRYNRAKLEAYECGIEPTPTPAGGGRFPIKYYLTAMLFIVFDIEIVFLYPWAVTFDALGIFGLVEMLLFVLTVFVAYAYVWRRGGLEWD is encoded by the coding sequence GTGAACGCGTATGCGCCCATCCTCGTACTGGGAGCCCTCGGGGCAGGCTTTGCGATCTTCTCCGTGGTCATGGCCACGCTGATCGGTCCGAAGCGGTACAACCGCGCCAAGCTCGAAGCCTACGAGTGCGGCATCGAGCCGACCCCCACGCCGGCCGGCGGCGGGCGCTTCCCCATCAAGTACTACCTGACGGCGATGCTCTTCATCGTCTTCGACATCGAGATCGTCTTCCTCTACCCCTGGGCCGTCACCTTCGACGCCCTGGGGATCTTCGGGCTCGTGGAGATGCTGCTCTTCGTGCTCACCGTCTTCGTCGCGTACGCGTACGTATGGCGGCGCGGCGGCCTGGAATGGGACTGA
- a CDS encoding C40 family peptidase, with the protein MSHTAHIRSHRKPRRSASTLAMRAGVAGGVLGTLAVAGASGSANAAEPVTQTLELPTLTADLATQAAQSADATQQAAANYQLQAERDAAAAKAAKQAKADLADARQKAAEAKKKAEETARKEAAARATRNAERTTLSATASSDTSTTTTSTSTSTGTSTSTGTSTGTGSAAAVIDFVRAQVGKAYVSGATGPSAYDCSGLVQTAFRQVGISLPRVSQDQSTAGTQVSLDNLQPGDILYWGSAGSAYHVGVYVGGGMFVGAQNPSTGVVERPLSYDPPTGAVRVL; encoded by the coding sequence ATGTCCCACACCGCTCACATACGCAGCCACCGGAAGCCCCGCCGCAGCGCGTCGACCCTCGCGATGCGGGCCGGAGTTGCCGGCGGCGTCCTCGGCACCCTGGCGGTCGCCGGGGCGTCCGGCTCGGCGAACGCTGCCGAGCCGGTGACGCAGACGCTCGAACTGCCCACCCTGACGGCCGACCTGGCCACCCAGGCCGCCCAGTCCGCGGACGCCACCCAGCAGGCCGCCGCGAACTACCAGTTGCAGGCCGAGCGTGACGCGGCTGCCGCAAAGGCCGCGAAGCAGGCCAAGGCGGACCTCGCCGATGCCCGGCAGAAGGCGGCGGAGGCCAAGAAGAAGGCCGAGGAGACGGCCCGCAAGGAGGCCGCCGCACGCGCCACGCGCAACGCGGAGCGGACGACGCTGTCCGCCACGGCGAGCAGCGACACCAGCACCACGACCACCTCCACGTCCACGTCCACCGGCACCTCGACGTCCACCGGCACGTCCACGGGCACCGGTTCGGCCGCGGCCGTCATCGACTTCGTCAGGGCCCAGGTCGGCAAGGCCTACGTCTCCGGCGCCACCGGCCCGTCCGCCTACGACTGCTCCGGCCTGGTCCAGACGGCCTTCCGGCAGGTCGGCATCAGCCTGCCGCGCGTCTCCCAGGACCAGTCGACCGCCGGCACCCAGGTCTCGCTGGACAACCTCCAGCCGGGCGACATCCTGTACTGGGGCAGCGCGGGCAGCGCGTACCACGTCGGCGTGTACGTCGGCGGCGGCATGTTCGTGGGCGCCCAGAACCCCTCCACGGGCGTCGTGGAGCGCCCGCTGTCGTACGACCCGCCCACCGGCGCCGTGCGGGTGCTCTGA
- a CDS encoding geranylgeranyl reductase family protein, producing the protein MSSAGRHAHSEPWGDPAVTEPLSDHTADVIVVGAGPAGSTTAYHLAKAGLDVLLLEKTAFPREKVCGDGLTPRAVKQLVTMGIDISEEAGWMRNKGLRIIGGGARLQLDWPDLASFPDYGLVRKRDDFDEQLARNAQKAGARLYERCNVSGPVLDDRTGRITGVTAKLGEEKREVTFHAPLVVAADGNSTRLSLAMGLHRREDRPMGVAVRTYFTSPRHDDDYLESWLELWDRRGAQDRLLPGYGWIFGMGDGTSNVGLGVLNTSASFKELDWREILKAWCASMPQDWGYTPENMTGPIRGAALPMAFNRQPHYTRGLLLVGDAGGLVNPFNGEGIAYAMESGQLAADVIVQAHARATPAQREIALGRYPRVLKDTYGGYYTLGRAFVKLIGNPKVMQIAAQRGLTHPMLMKFTLKLLANLTDPTGGDAMDRIINGLSRVAPKA; encoded by the coding sequence ATGTCCAGTGCCGGTCGGCACGCACATTCCGAACCTTGGGGAGATCCCGCCGTGACCGAGCCCCTCTCCGACCACACCGCCGATGTGATCGTCGTGGGCGCGGGGCCAGCCGGCTCCACGACCGCGTACCACCTCGCCAAGGCCGGCCTCGACGTCCTGCTGTTGGAGAAGACCGCGTTCCCGCGCGAGAAGGTGTGCGGCGACGGTCTCACCCCGCGCGCGGTCAAGCAGCTCGTCACCATGGGGATCGACATCTCCGAGGAGGCCGGCTGGATGCGCAACAAGGGCCTGCGCATCATCGGTGGCGGCGCCCGCCTCCAGCTCGACTGGCCGGATCTCGCCTCCTTCCCGGACTACGGACTCGTACGCAAGCGCGACGACTTCGACGAGCAGCTCGCCCGCAACGCGCAGAAGGCCGGCGCCCGCCTGTACGAGCGCTGCAACGTGAGCGGGCCGGTCCTCGACGACCGCACCGGCCGCATCACCGGCGTCACCGCCAAGCTCGGCGAGGAGAAGCGCGAGGTCACCTTCCACGCGCCGCTCGTCGTCGCCGCCGACGGCAACTCCACCCGCCTGTCCCTCGCGATGGGCCTGCACCGCCGCGAGGACCGCCCCATGGGCGTCGCCGTGCGCACGTACTTCACCTCGCCGCGCCACGACGACGACTACCTGGAGTCCTGGCTGGAACTGTGGGACCGGCGCGGCGCCCAGGACCGCCTGCTGCCCGGCTACGGCTGGATCTTCGGCATGGGCGACGGCACCTCCAACGTCGGCCTCGGCGTCCTCAACACCTCCGCCTCCTTCAAGGAGCTGGACTGGCGCGAGATCCTCAAGGCGTGGTGCGCCTCCATGCCGCAGGACTGGGGCTACACCCCCGAGAACATGACCGGCCCGATCCGCGGCGCCGCCCTGCCCATGGCCTTCAACCGTCAGCCGCACTACACCCGCGGGCTGCTGCTCGTGGGCGACGCCGGCGGCCTGGTGAACCCCTTCAACGGTGAGGGCATCGCCTACGCCATGGAATCCGGCCAGCTCGCCGCAGACGTCATCGTCCAGGCCCACGCGCGGGCCACGCCCGCCCAGCGCGAGATCGCCCTCGGCCGTTACCCGCGCGTCCTCAAGGACACCTACGGCGGCTACTACACCCTCGGCCGCGCCTTCGTGAAGCTCATCGGCAACCCGAAGGTCATGCAGATCGCCGCCCAGCGCGGCCTGACGCACCCGATGCTGATGAAGTTCACCCTGAAGCTCCTCGCGAACCTCACCGACCCGACGGGCGGCGACGCGATGGACCGCATCATCAACGGCCTGAGCAGGGTGGCCCCGAAGGCGTGA
- a CDS encoding GNAT family N-acetyltransferase translates to MNRPLPAVRLRVPTHEDAVAWHRVFDDPEVMEFYGGRPAALSVYEELTARQRRHDAELGFCLWTLLDGTGEVIGFTGAQPWRPGWGPVGETEIGWRLGRAHWGRGYVTAAARETLRRVRAAGVPGVVAMVRSDNERSIAVTRRLGMEPAETYTHPTLNEPALCFRLNLSDAQ, encoded by the coding sequence GTGAACCGACCTCTTCCCGCGGTACGGCTGCGCGTCCCCACGCACGAGGACGCGGTCGCCTGGCACCGGGTCTTCGACGACCCGGAGGTCATGGAGTTCTACGGCGGCAGGCCGGCGGCGCTGTCGGTCTACGAGGAACTCACCGCGCGCCAGCGGCGGCACGACGCGGAGCTGGGCTTCTGCCTGTGGACCCTGCTGGACGGGACCGGCGAGGTGATCGGGTTCACCGGCGCCCAACCGTGGCGGCCCGGCTGGGGTCCCGTGGGCGAGACGGAGATCGGCTGGCGGCTCGGCCGGGCGCACTGGGGCCGGGGGTACGTCACCGCGGCGGCGCGGGAGACGCTCAGGCGGGTGCGGGCTGCCGGGGTGCCGGGTGTGGTGGCGATGGTCCGGTCGGACAACGAGCGGTCGATAGCGGTGACTCGGCGGCTGGGCATGGAGCCGGCGGAGACCTACACGCATCCGACGCTCAACGAGCCGGCGCTCTGCTTCCGACTCAATCTCAGTGACGCACAGTAG